The Chitinophagales bacterium genome window below encodes:
- a CDS encoding DUF262 domain-containing protein: protein MNIIDQKPIGKVILNENTPNRTPRLEHFLIPYYQRGYRWEKIHVIALLNDIYNFMRSDEKKYCLQPIVVVPALDHEGFNIWEVIDGQQRLITMNIIFNYINRPKYSIIFEKRDKSTDFLDNLSINSYSDENPDFHFMSQAHKLIKEWFEEKTKNDVGFIDEFNATLTKKVEIIWYQVEELTDENETEKEAKKIDIFNRLNIGKIPLTDAELIRALLLSKIKYGLTEREAILRQAEVSAEWHRIEMELRQEEFWYFLNKKPLNETPSTIEFLFRLIAQQAINKYSTYLWFENEIRNEDPEIEKNKAEELWKETKKFFGKLKFWFEDHFLYHHLGYVFSLEKNTEETIRSVINDSETTKSKFKQFVWDYVSAKISNIELDEIDELTYTKKSFEIYNLLFLHNVLSYYKNESSESNRFPFYLFNNMPGGWSIEHIHAQESKEMKEQNAMRKWLEDTYDAIKDIRQINHEDSEDTDSSNYSKFINEIIELLKKEKIDDEKFNILKLELIQVFDSDSIHYLDNLALLSKNDNAALNNSIFPVKRNKILELEKKGRYIPIATKNVFLKYYSEFDLQPYYWSKKDKENYYNNIKEILNPYFTKKESNE, encoded by the coding sequence ATGAACATAATTGACCAAAAGCCGATAGGCAAAGTAATTTTAAACGAAAATACGCCAAATAGAACACCAAGATTAGAACATTTTTTAATTCCATATTATCAGCGTGGCTATCGTTGGGAAAAAATTCATGTGATAGCATTATTAAATGACATTTATAATTTTATGCGTTCCGATGAAAAGAAATATTGCTTACAACCTATAGTAGTTGTACCTGCTTTAGACCATGAAGGATTTAATATCTGGGAAGTAATTGATGGACAGCAGCGACTAATTACAATGAACATTATTTTTAACTATATTAATAGACCTAAATATTCTATCATATTTGAAAAAAGAGATAAAAGCACTGATTTTTTGGATAATTTATCCATTAATAGTTATAGTGATGAAAACCCTGATTTTCATTTTATGAGTCAAGCACATAAACTGATTAAAGAATGGTTTGAAGAAAAAACTAAAAATGATGTTGGTTTTATTGATGAATTTAATGCCACATTAACCAAAAAAGTAGAGATTATTTGGTATCAAGTAGAAGAACTTACAGATGAAAACGAAACAGAAAAAGAAGCTAAAAAAATTGATATTTTCAATAGGCTGAATATTGGCAAAATACCGCTTACTGATGCTGAACTAATAAGAGCATTATTACTTTCAAAAATAAAATATGGACTTACAGAAAGAGAAGCAATACTAAGACAAGCAGAAGTGTCAGCTGAATGGCATAGAATAGAAATGGAGTTGAGACAAGAAGAATTTTGGTATTTTCTAAATAAAAAACCGTTAAATGAAACACCATCTACAATTGAATTTCTCTTTAGATTAATTGCACAGCAAGCTATTAATAAATATTCTACATATTTATGGTTTGAAAATGAAATCCGCAATGAAGACCCTGAAATAGAAAAAAATAAAGCAGAGGAACTTTGGAAAGAGACAAAAAAGTTTTTTGGCAAACTGAAATTTTGGTTTGAAGACCACTTTTTATATCATCATTTAGGATATGTTTTTTCATTAGAAAAAAATACAGAAGAAACCATTAGAAGTGTTATTAATGATTCTGAAACTACAAAGTCTAAATTTAAGCAATTTGTATGGGATTATGTCTCTGCTAAAATCTCCAATATTGAATTAGATGAAATAGATGAATTGACCTATACTAAGAAATCTTTTGAAATTTATAATTTACTTTTTTTGCATAATGTACTTAGTTATTATAAAAATGAATCTTCAGAATCAAATAGATTTCCATTTTATTTATTCAACAATATGCCGGGAGGCTGGAGTATAGAGCATATTCATGCTCAAGAATCAAAAGAAATGAAAGAGCAAAATGCTATGCGTAAATGGTTGGAAGATACTTATGATGCTATTAAAGATATTAGGCAAATCAATCATGAGGACAGTGAAGATACAGATAGCTCAAATTATAGTAAGTTTATAAATGAGATCATAGAATTATTGAAGAAGGAAAAAATTGATGATGAAAAATTCAATATTTTAAAGTTAGAGCTAATACAAGTATTTGATTCCGATTCAATTCATTATTTAGATAACTTAGCTTTGCTATCCAAAAATGATAATGCCGCACTCAACAATTCTATCTTTCCTGTTAAAAGAAATAAAATTTTGGAATTAGAAAAAAAAGGTAGATATATCCCTATAGCAACGAAAAATGTATTTCTGAAATATTATAGTGAGTTTGATTTACAACCATACTATTGGAGTAAAAAGGATAAAGAAAATTACTATAACAATATAAAAGAGATATTAAATCCATATTTTACTAAAAAAGAAAGCAATGAATAA
- a CDS encoding DUF262 domain-containing protein: MNNKYTFAQLCDLYDKIEIPIIQRDYAQGRNNQEVKKIRDKFINDFLLDNILQDNQVELDFVYGSILTETKDEVKQKIFIPLDGQQRLTTLFLLYFYTAVNENRIEDVSNLLLKFTYETRPTAHDFCELLITNGGEFKNTANLRFEIEDSVWFNEEWKNDPTIAGMLKVLETFQENKQLNNSTKSLLDKLLDTQHQFISFYFTDLEEFGLTENLYIRMNARGKMLTDFENFKSEFYKIIQYEPALLDQVKDKIEYKWVENLWEYRDNDSYVIDNPFMHYLSFITEMLYYKDAQFRASPSSYETNFLDFKVLKSIYSIEDNLKFLIFSLDFIKEINQFDDKVLWDGKSIHNILNDIVQGKTDTNQYFILYSALKYSFSEKPLENLLDYIRVVRNLIQNTEDNSRREWSRLLGSLQNLISDENVYKVLSVLKDENKLLGFRKEQREEEVFKSHIILQFSDYKKIIFQIEDNNNFKGNIANILKVVVSNTEEEFNLLGLNSVAYNEELLKKLKAIFVAYEKLSTKDFNPIWGNLLITGLYSQTYESRLLYSFNFEKHPAILLFAKEYSQSKLSLSEYIIKIQKEFIHQKEKQFDDFSEIRNVKEQLYLYYIINERIYEKDYTEFFKNNNFNFGWLRKETGYKSFFIKGIKGCQYFPNSNPIFQVYNYQFRYNLGINSNNTLDIEIVGGNKKRNPFELIKIWAKK; this comes from the coding sequence ATGAATAATAAATACACCTTTGCACAACTTTGCGACTTATATGATAAAATAGAAATTCCAATTATTCAAAGAGATTATGCACAAGGTCGTAATAATCAAGAAGTAAAAAAAATAAGGGATAAATTCATAAATGATTTTTTACTTGATAATATATTACAAGATAATCAAGTAGAATTGGATTTTGTTTATGGTTCTATTTTAACGGAAACTAAGGATGAAGTAAAACAAAAAATATTTATCCCATTAGATGGACAGCAAAGACTTACTACTTTATTCTTATTATATTTTTATACAGCTGTAAATGAAAATAGAATTGAAGATGTTTCAAATTTGCTTCTAAAATTTACTTATGAAACAAGACCAACTGCACATGACTTTTGCGAATTGTTGATTACAAATGGAGGAGAATTTAAAAATACAGCAAACTTACGATTTGAAATAGAAGATTCGGTTTGGTTTAATGAAGAATGGAAAAATGATCCAACAATTGCAGGAATGTTAAAAGTTTTAGAAACATTTCAAGAAAATAAACAACTTAATAATTCTACAAAAAGTTTGTTAGATAAACTGTTAGACACCCAACATCAATTCATTTCATTTTATTTTACAGATTTAGAGGAATTTGGTTTAACTGAAAATCTATATATAAGAATGAATGCAAGAGGTAAAATGCTGACTGACTTTGAAAACTTTAAATCTGAGTTTTATAAAATCATTCAGTATGAACCTGCTTTATTAGATCAGGTAAAAGATAAAATAGAATATAAGTGGGTAGAAAACTTATGGGAATATAGAGATAATGATTCGTATGTAATTGATAATCCCTTTATGCATTACCTAAGTTTTATAACTGAAATGCTTTATTATAAAGATGCACAATTTAGGGCAAGCCCTAGCTCGTATGAAACTAATTTTTTGGATTTTAAAGTTTTAAAATCTATTTATAGTATAGAAGACAATCTTAAATTTTTAATATTCTCATTGGACTTTATAAAGGAAATAAACCAATTTGATGATAAAGTTTTATGGGATGGAAAATCTATTCATAACATATTAAACGATATAGTACAAGGGAAAACAGATACTAACCAATATTTCATACTGTATAGTGCTTTAAAATATTCCTTTAGTGAAAAACCTTTAGAAAATTTACTAGACTATATAAGAGTTGTTAGAAATCTAATACAAAATACTGAAGATAATTCTCGCAGGGAATGGTCAAGATTGTTAGGCTCATTACAAAATTTAATTTCTGATGAAAATGTGTACAAAGTGCTTTCGGTACTTAAAGATGAAAATAAGTTATTAGGTTTTAGAAAAGAGCAAAGGGAAGAAGAAGTTTTTAAATCACATATTATTTTACAATTTTCAGATTATAAAAAAATCATTTTTCAAATAGAAGATAATAATAACTTTAAAGGCAATATTGCAAATATTTTAAAAGTAGTTGTTTCAAATACGGAAGAAGAATTTAATTTATTAGGACTAAATTCTGTTGCTTATAATGAAGAATTATTAAAAAAACTTAAAGCAATATTTGTTGCTTACGAAAAATTATCTACAAAAGATTTTAATCCAATTTGGGGTAATTTGTTAATTACAGGACTATATAGTCAAACTTATGAGTCTAGACTTCTATATTCATTTAATTTTGAAAAGCACCCTGCAATACTCTTATTTGCGAAGGAATATTCGCAATCTAAATTATCATTGTCAGAATACATAATAAAAATTCAAAAAGAATTTATTCATCAAAAAGAAAAACAGTTTGATGATTTCTCAGAAATTAGAAATGTAAAAGAACAATTATATCTCTATTATATAATCAATGAGAGGATCTATGAAAAAGATTATACTGAATTTTTTAAAAATAATAATTTCAATTTTGGTTGGTTAAGAAAAGAAACAGGGTACAAATCGTTCTTTATAAAAGGCATAAAAGGTTGTCAATATTTCCCAAATTCAAACCCTATTTTTCAAGTTTATAATTATCAGTTTAGATATAATCTGGGTATAAATTCAAATAATACTTTAGATATAGAAATTGTTGGCGGAAACAAAAAGAGAAATCCATTTGAACTGATAAAAATATGGGCTAAAAAATAA
- a CDS encoding RNA ligase, Rnl2 family: protein MMKFKKYNSIENSYQKKVIEQIYFHGFNNHIFVVQEKVHGANFSFITDGNEILCAKRSGFLAKDEQFYNYQYVLKNHKERILKLFKKVKKIYKNIETISIFGELFGGFYPHDKVAQAANMTMVQKGIHYCPENDFYAFDILVNTETYLDVETCNKLFEETGFFYAKTLKKGTLKTVLKYPNLFISNIPKWKGLPTIKNNTCEGIIIRPETPLVFGNGSRVILKNKNEKWAEKVKKQKVERIDMPLTEDARNAWNNLECFITSNRLKNVLGKEGEFEAKMIGKLIGLMAQDVLQDFLKEHAEIWESIDKTEQKKLKKMMNNSIVALIKKGLMGI, encoded by the coding sequence ATGATGAAGTTTAAAAAATATAATTCAATAGAAAACAGCTACCAAAAGAAAGTAATAGAGCAAATTTATTTTCATGGTTTCAATAATCACATATTTGTAGTTCAAGAAAAAGTACATGGTGCCAATTTTTCATTTATTACAGATGGAAATGAAATACTATGTGCCAAACGAAGTGGTTTTCTTGCCAAAGATGAACAATTTTACAACTATCAATATGTATTGAAGAATCATAAAGAACGCATTCTTAAACTGTTCAAAAAAGTAAAGAAAATCTATAAAAATATAGAAACCATAAGCATTTTTGGCGAGTTGTTTGGCGGTTTTTATCCCCATGATAAAGTAGCACAGGCAGCAAATATGACTATGGTTCAAAAAGGGATTCATTACTGCCCGGAAAATGATTTTTATGCCTTTGATATTTTAGTTAATACAGAGACTTATTTAGATGTAGAAACATGTAATAAATTGTTTGAAGAAACTGGTTTTTTCTATGCAAAAACATTAAAAAAAGGCACATTAAAAACAGTATTGAAGTATCCCAATTTGTTTATCAGCAACATTCCGAAATGGAAAGGATTGCCTACTATTAAAAATAACACTTGTGAGGGTATTATTATCCGCCCGGAAACGCCTTTGGTTTTTGGTAATGGAAGTAGGGTTATTCTTAAAAATAAGAACGAGAAATGGGCAGAAAAAGTTAAGAAACAAAAGGTAGAAAGAATAGACATGCCATTAACGGAAGATGCTCGTAATGCGTGGAATAATCTTGAGTGTTTTATTACAAGCAATAGGTTGAAAAATGTATTGGGTAAAGAAGGTGAATTTGAAGCAAAGATGATAGGCAAACTAATTGGTTTAATGGCACAAGATGTATTGCAGGATTTTTTGAAAGAGCATGCTGAAATATGGGAAAGCATAGATAAAACAGAACAAAAGAAACTTAAAAAAATGATGAACAACAGTATTGTAGCACTCATTAAAAAAGGACTAATGGGTATATGA
- a CDS encoding T9SS type A sorting domain-containing protein — translation MKRTFIYLVVSFFIYSCQNTKQEKSVLNDIYSIGGGEGVMSRNDYELLRQKNPNTGEIPNNILAKEYKFVNNQTKAINDFNLTWQPKGPINVGGRTRALAIDTKNDSRILAGGVSGGLWISENGGASFVKVTNNTISHSITSIAQDTRVGHENTWYYGTGELSGNSADLNGLGIFKSTDNGITWSLLPSTENDSANDVSALGDFKYVSDVKVNPTNGDVVAATFAGIFLSQNGGATWQNVLTADNSPNGFNYYNFGNQTSVDVDRNGVYYATLSSDAQDKGIWRSLDGISWVNITPTGFTTQYRRMESAVNPLNQNEVLFIVDASTDPFTDNHELWHYTYLSGNGSGVGAMWQNRTANLPDEDCLGFYDFNFGYYQSQSSYDMCIKYHPTISNLVFLGGTNLYRSTDAFTTDSNYEWIGGYQCDVDSPSNYVWPNHHPDNHDIVFLQNNPNVMISAHDGGMSKTQNCVSGNPNWESINNGYGTTQFYTIAIEPGNVDNNILIGGLQDNGTWHTMTGNPNLPWISTFYGDGAYCAIAENRTAYYVSWQGGKTFKFDIDDNGNINGLTRIDPPGATDFMFINPFILDPTNNNTMYMTAGRYLWRNDSLSSIPILGDEYTSTSIGWQRIDESYTTGIGFSTPFISAINMSKANSDILYYGTINGQLLKLTGLDNGSYVKENIRASTMPSGAYVSSICASNINAQEVLVSYSNYEVQSVFYTTDGGTTWENVSGNLEEFIDGSGSGPSVNWVHIYQDNTDTLYFAGTTSGLYITDALNGDSTIWQREALNVIGNVPVAMITSRPYDKNIVVATHGNGVFSTKVVDVNIRDVQKENDYAVSFPYPNPASDRISLKFYLNNKSQVKAEVYNTLGAKIETIEQGSYNAGEQKLRWEVSNYTAGMYLLVVEINGKAVKRKFLVKD, via the coding sequence ATGAAAAGAACTTTTATTTACCTTGTAGTCAGCTTTTTTATTTATTCTTGTCAAAATACAAAACAAGAGAAAAGTGTTTTAAATGATATTTACTCTATAGGCGGAGGCGAAGGAGTAATGAGCAGAAACGATTATGAATTGCTTAGACAGAAAAATCCTAATACAGGAGAAATTCCCAATAATATTTTAGCTAAAGAATATAAGTTTGTAAATAACCAAACTAAAGCCATAAATGATTTCAACTTAACATGGCAACCCAAAGGACCTATTAATGTAGGTGGTAGAACAAGGGCTTTAGCTATAGACACAAAAAATGATAGCAGAATTTTAGCAGGAGGTGTTAGCGGAGGATTGTGGATTTCTGAAAATGGGGGAGCATCATTTGTAAAAGTAACTAACAATACCATTTCTCATTCCATTACTTCAATAGCACAAGATACAAGAGTAGGGCATGAAAACACTTGGTACTATGGCACAGGAGAATTAAGTGGTAATAGTGCCGACTTGAATGGTTTAGGTATTTTTAAATCTACAGATAATGGAATAACATGGAGTTTATTGCCCTCTACAGAAAATGATAGTGCTAATGACGTTAGTGCTTTAGGCGATTTTAAATATGTTAGCGATGTGAAAGTAAATCCCACTAATGGAGATGTTGTAGCCGCAACTTTTGCAGGTATTTTTTTGAGCCAAAATGGAGGTGCTACTTGGCAAAATGTGTTAACAGCAGACAATTCTCCTAATGGATTTAATTATTATAATTTTGGAAACCAAACAAGTGTAGATGTTGATAGAAATGGCGTTTATTATGCTACGCTTAGTAGTGATGCACAAGACAAAGGCATTTGGCGTTCATTGGACGGAATAAGTTGGGTAAATATTACCCCTACAGGATTTACTACACAATATAGAAGAATGGAAAGTGCTGTTAATCCACTAAACCAAAACGAAGTTCTTTTTATAGTAGATGCCTCTACTGACCCATTTACAGATAATCATGAACTGTGGCATTATACCTATTTAAGTGGCAATGGGAGTGGAGTAGGGGCAATGTGGCAAAATAGAACCGCTAATCTGCCAGATGAAGATTGTCTTGGTTTTTACGATTTTAATTTTGGATATTACCAATCGCAGAGTTCTTACGATATGTGTATAAAATATCATCCTACCATATCCAATTTGGTATTTTTGGGTGGCACTAATTTATATAGAAGTACCGATGCTTTTACTACTGATAGCAATTATGAATGGATAGGAGGCTACCAATGCGATGTGGATAGTCCGTCTAATTATGTGTGGCCAAATCATCACCCCGACAATCATGATATAGTATTTTTGCAAAACAACCCTAATGTTATGATTTCTGCCCACGATGGCGGAATGTCTAAAACCCAAAATTGTGTTAGTGGAAATCCCAATTGGGAATCTATAAACAATGGATATGGTACAACTCAATTTTATACCATAGCTATAGAACCCGGAAATGTAGATAATAATATACTTATAGGTGGCTTGCAAGATAATGGAACATGGCACACTATGACAGGGAATCCTAATTTACCTTGGATAAGTACATTTTATGGAGATGGAGCTTATTGTGCTATAGCAGAAAATAGAACAGCATATTATGTTTCTTGGCAGGGAGGCAAAACCTTTAAGTTTGATATAGACGATAATGGAAATATTAATGGACTAACAAGAATAGACCCTCCAGGTGCTACGGATTTTATGTTTATTAATCCTTTTATTTTAGACCCTACCAATAATAATACTATGTATATGACGGCAGGTAGATATTTATGGCGAAATGACAGCTTGTCAAGTATTCCAATTTTAGGAGATGAATATACTTCTACAAGCATAGGCTGGCAAAGAATAGACGAGAGTTATACTACAGGCATAGGTTTTTCTACACCTTTTATTTCGGCTATAAATATGAGCAAAGCCAATAGCGATATTTTATATTATGGCACCATAAATGGTCAGTTATTAAAACTTACAGGCTTAGATAATGGAAGTTATGTAAAAGAAAATATTAGAGCTTCAACCATGCCAAGTGGAGCTTATGTAAGTTCAATTTGTGCCAGTAATATAAATGCACAGGAAGTTTTAGTGAGCTATTCAAATTATGAAGTACAAAGTGTGTTTTATACTACAGACGGTGGTACAACATGGGAAAATGTGAGTGGAAATTTAGAAGAATTTATAGATGGCTCGGGAAGTGGCCCTTCGGTAAATTGGGTTCATATTTATCAAGATAATACTGATACTTTATATTTTGCAGGCACAACCTCCGGGCTTTATATAACAGATGCTTTAAATGGCGATAGCACGATATGGCAAAGAGAAGCATTAAATGTAATAGGCAATGTTCCTGTGGCAATGATAACATCTCGTCCTTATGATAAAAATATTGTTGTAGCCACCCACGGAAATGGAGTTTTTTCTACCAAAGTAGTTGATGTAAACATTAGAGATGTACAAAAGGAAAATGATTATGCCGTTTCTTTTCCGTATCCTAATCCTGCAAGCGATAGAATTTCATTAAAATTTTATTTGAATAATAAAAGCCAAGTAAAAGCTGAAGTGTATAACACTTTAGGTGCAAAAATAGAAACTATAGAGCAAGGAAGCTATAATGCAGGCGAGCAAAAGTTAAGGTGGGAAGTATCTAATTATACCGCAGGAATGTATTTATTAGTTGTAGAAATAAATGGAAAAGCAGTAAAGAGAAAATTCTTGGTAAAAGATTAG
- the queA gene encoding tRNA preQ1(34) S-adenosylmethionine ribosyltransferase-isomerase QueA, translating into MKLSEFDFELEHDRIAYYPPAKRGTSKLMVVNRKTGTIEHKSFENFLDYFGDKDAVVVNNTKVFPARLFGHKEKTGAKIEVFLLRELSESQRLWDVLVDPARKIRVGNKLYFGEDESLVAEVIDNTTSRGRTVRFFYDGPEDDYKTALFKLGNTPLPKYIKREPEESDRDRYQTVYASKTGAVAAPTAGLHFTEEMMKLLEIKGVEIAELTLHTGLGTFRSIEVEDLSKHKMDAEYFEVPESAVKTVNKALSGKHKVCAIGTTSMRSLESSVSATNQLKASKGWTNLFIHPPYEFHIANSLLTNFHLPKSSLLIMVASFAGHDLIMKAYEEAIKNDYKFYSYGDAMLIL; encoded by the coding sequence ATGAAATTATCAGAATTTGACTTTGAATTAGAACACGATAGAATTGCTTACTACCCGCCTGCCAAACGCGGTACATCTAAACTAATGGTTGTAAACAGAAAAACAGGTACTATTGAGCACAAATCTTTTGAAAATTTCTTAGATTATTTTGGCGATAAAGATGCCGTGGTGGTAAACAATACTAAAGTTTTCCCAGCAAGATTATTTGGTCATAAAGAAAAAACGGGAGCTAAAATTGAAGTTTTTTTATTGAGAGAATTAAGTGAAAGCCAAAGACTTTGGGATGTTTTAGTGGATCCGGCAAGAAAAATAAGAGTAGGCAATAAATTATATTTTGGAGAAGATGAATCTTTAGTGGCTGAAGTAATAGATAATACCACCTCAAGAGGTAGAACTGTACGCTTTTTTTATGACGGACCAGAAGATGATTATAAAACAGCTTTATTCAAATTAGGCAATACTCCTTTGCCTAAATACATAAAAAGAGAGCCGGAAGAATCAGACAGAGATAGATACCAAACTGTTTATGCTTCTAAAACAGGAGCTGTGGCAGCACCTACCGCTGGCTTACATTTTACTGAAGAAATGATGAAACTTTTAGAAATTAAAGGTGTAGAAATTGCCGAATTAACGCTACATACAGGCTTAGGCACTTTCCGTTCTATTGAAGTAGAAGATTTAAGCAAACACAAAATGGATGCTGAGTATTTTGAAGTACCCGAAAGTGCTGTTAAAACAGTAAATAAAGCATTATCGGGCAAACATAAAGTATGTGCTATAGGCACTACTTCTATGCGTTCTTTAGAAAGTTCAGTGTCTGCAACTAATCAATTAAAAGCAAGCAAAGGATGGACTAATCTTTTTATACATCCTCCTTACGAATTTCATATAGCTAACAGCTTGCTTACTAATTTTCATTTACCTAAGTCAAGCTTATTAATTATGGTGGCTTCTTTTGCCGGACACGATTTAATAATGAAAGCTTATGAAGAAGCTATAAAAAATGACTACAAGTTTTATTCTTATGGCGATGCCATGCTTATTCTTTAA
- a CDS encoding uracil-DNA glycosylase family protein, with amino-acid sequence MVETLLKNIRNCKICLPYLKDGVNPVLAASSKSKIVIIGQAPGSVVHKTGVAWNDKSGDRLREWMQVDKATFYNPDIFALIPMGFCYPGKGKSGDLPPRKECAPLWHPQLFKEMKEVKLTLLIGNYAQNYYLQNKKETLTETVKNYQAYLPKYLPLPHPSPRNNIWLSKNPWFEKEVIPYLQGVIKKVV; translated from the coding sequence ATTGTGGAAACCTTACTAAAAAATATACGCAACTGCAAAATTTGCCTGCCTTATTTAAAAGACGGTGTAAACCCCGTTTTGGCTGCCAGTAGCAAAAGTAAAATTGTTATTATTGGTCAGGCTCCAGGAAGTGTGGTGCACAAAACAGGCGTAGCCTGGAACGATAAAAGTGGCGATAGACTAAGGGAATGGATGCAAGTAGATAAAGCTACTTTTTACAATCCCGATATTTTTGCTTTAATACCTATGGGTTTTTGCTATCCCGGCAAGGGAAAATCGGGCGATTTGCCACCCCGAAAAGAATGTGCTCCACTTTGGCATCCACAGCTTTTTAAGGAAATGAAAGAAGTAAAACTAACACTTTTAATAGGCAACTACGCCCAAAACTATTATTTACAAAACAAGAAAGAAACCTTAACCGAAACCGTAAAAAACTATCAAGCATATTTACCTAAATATTTACCTTTGCCACACCCTTCGCCCAGAAATAATATATGGCTTTCAAAAAATCCTTGGTTTGAAAAAGAGGTAATTCCGTATTTGCAAGGGGTTATAAAAAAGGTGGTGTGA
- a CDS encoding transglycosylase SLT domain-containing protein, which produces MKLSFSFILTLAFLSVFSQDVREVNINDIKDIDNITFERLYQEKWFEPDTLVYKNIYLAPNDVPQLSADEIKRRLIKIPSSIPLNYNSVVKSYIDKFSKFDRKNLATALGLGTYYFPLFEEALYKNGVPLDFKYLPIVESNMNPFAKSYAGAQGMWQFMLSTGKIFGLEVNDYYDERRDPAIATEAAAKYLKKLYNIYDDWLLALAAYNAGPGNVNKAIARANGVKDFWEIRPYLPRETQEYVPKFTALVFVMNNADYYKITPLKPLDDLIETDTFKIYHKVSLKYILELSGMDSSYLYFVNPAIKQGIIPENENGFTLNIPLNYIGHFEALRPFFTDDPYLKTVEAIVKEPAVPKYTVYKVKSGDTLGHIAQKYNVGVSNIKRWNKLSSDRLKIGQKLIIYN; this is translated from the coding sequence ATGAAATTATCTTTTAGTTTTATTTTAACATTGGCTTTTTTGTCAGTTTTTTCGCAAGATGTAAGGGAAGTTAATATTAATGACATAAAGGATATTGACAATATTACTTTTGAACGTTTATATCAAGAAAAATGGTTTGAGCCGGACACGCTTGTATATAAAAATATTTATTTAGCTCCTAATGATGTCCCTCAGCTTAGTGCAGATGAAATTAAACGAAGATTAATAAAAATACCCAGTAGTATTCCTTTAAACTATAATAGCGTAGTTAAAAGCTATATAGATAAGTTTTCTAAGTTTGATAGAAAAAATTTAGCAACAGCTCTTGGCTTGGGCACTTATTATTTCCCTCTTTTTGAAGAAGCTTTATACAAAAATGGTGTCCCTTTAGATTTTAAATACTTGCCCATTGTAGAGTCTAATATGAATCCTTTTGCTAAATCTTATGCAGGAGCACAAGGAATGTGGCAGTTTATGTTAAGTACAGGCAAAATATTTGGCTTAGAAGTAAATGATTATTACGATGAAAGAAGAGACCCTGCAATAGCTACAGAAGCTGCCGCAAAGTACTTAAAAAAGCTATATAATATTTATGATGATTGGTTGCTGGCATTAGCCGCCTACAATGCCGGCCCCGGTAATGTAAACAAAGCCATAGCACGGGCAAATGGTGTAAAAGACTTTTGGGAAATAAGACCTTATTTGCCAAGAGAAACTCAAGAATATGTACCAAAATTTACGGCTTTGGTTTTTGTAATGAACAATGCAGATTATTACAAAATTACACCGTTAAAACCACTTGACGATTTAATTGAAACAGATACTTTTAAAATATATCATAAGGTAAGTTTAAAATATATTTTAGAGCTGAGTGGAATGGATAGCAGTTATTTATATTTTGTAAACCCAGCTATAAAACAAGGTATTATACCGGAAAATGAAAATGGTTTTACTTTAAATATACCTTTAAATTACATCGGTCATTTTGAAGCATTAAGACCTTTTTTTACAGACGACCCATATTTAAAAACGGTAGAAGCCATAGTTAAAGAGCCTGCTGTACCTAAATATACCGTTTACAAAGTAAAAAGTGGAGATACTTTAGGGCATATAGCTCAAAAATACAATGTAGGTGTTTCAAATATAAAACGCTGGAATAAATTAAGTAGCGACCGTTTAAAAATTGGGCAGAAATTAATTATCTATAACTAA